The Candidatus Obscuribacterales bacterium region GGCGCATGGTGTCGGTTCGGTTTTTCGGGCTTGAGGCCTTGGGCTCAAAACAGAGCCTCAGTATGGCGGAGATGCCGACAGCCACAAGGAAGCCGAGCAAGAGGCCAAATCCAATCAGCCCGTAGTCCGTGGCGACCTGAAGCCATTCATTGTGAACGTATTCCGGCTTGGTTCTGTAGATGCCGATGTCATTCCTGTCGAGAAACTGGAAACACTCCCATGAGAAACTTTGACTTCCCCCACCTGCTAGGGGATGGCTCAAAACCGCTGAAGCAGCGGCGCCCAGGTAAATGAGTCGAACCGTGTTGTCAAAAAGGCCTCTGTGAGCTGATGATTCATCAAGACCTTTTGCTGCTTGGATATCTTGCCAACCATTGAATAAGAGACCCAGCACAAGCAGAGCCATAAAAGGCATGGCAATGGCAGCGGCAGGGAACCAGCGGGCTTTAGAGCGCTTGGCTTCGATCAGAATGACTCCACCCAAGCAGGTGAGGGCGATTGAGGCGGCGAGGAGTCCGCCACGTGAGCCGGTCCACCAAATCGCTGCCATGCCCATGGTGCCAAGTGTTCCAAGGATGATTTGAACTAAACGCTGTCGTGAGTTCCAAGCTTCTCCAAGAAGCCATATGGATGAAATCAACAGGTAGTTTGCGACATAGTTGTAGTGAAAAAAGAAACCCGTGATAGAGGTGGCGCCGGTAGGATTTGCGAGTAGGGGGCGCCAGCCGGGATTCATTTTTTGTATCAACATCACCACCAAATTGGCCAGCAGTAGGGCGGCGATGCCAGCTGTCAGGGTCCAATGTGCACGCCGGCATTGCTGAATGGCCAACACGCAGATGAAAGCTCCCAGGATTCCGCCAAGCAACATCAGGTCCGCTTCGCCAAACTCCTTTACCGGAGAGAGTATTGCCCGGAAGGAAAACCAGCCGAGAGTAAGGATTCCAAGAACCAGTATCACGGGATTGAGCATTCGACTCGGTTGTCTGAGCAATACCCATGTGCCCGCCGCAGCGGCGATCAGCAGACTCAGCAACGCGGGCCCCCAAGTCCACGAGCTTGTCTGACAGCCAAAAAGAACGGCCAGAACCAGTGATAAGACGAAGAACGCTGCGGATAATATTGCCACTGACGCAAAGTTTAGGTGAATGATCCAGACGCTTCCACTATTTTGCGCCTTTGCCAAAA contains the following coding sequences:
- a CDS encoding O-antigen ligase family protein — translated: MAKAQNSGSVWIIHLNFASVAILSAAFFVLSLVLAVLFGCQTSSWTWGPALLSLLIAAAAGTWVLLRQPSRMLNPVILVLGILTLGWFSFRAILSPVKEFGEADLMLLGGILGAFICVLAIQQCRRAHWTLTAGIAALLLANLVVMLIQKMNPGWRPLLANPTGATSITGFFFHYNYVANYLLISSIWLLGEAWNSRQRLVQIILGTLGTMGMAAIWWTGSRGGLLAASIALTCLGGVILIEAKRSKARWFPAAAIAMPFMALLVLGLLFNGWQDIQAAKGLDESSAHRGLFDNTVRLIYLGAAASAVLSHPLAGGGSQSFSWECFQFLDRNDIGIYRTKPEYVHNEWLQVATDYGLIGFGLLLGFLVAVGISAILRLCFEPKASSPKNRTDTMR